The Panicum virgatum strain AP13 chromosome 5K, P.virgatum_v5, whole genome shotgun sequence genome has a window encoding:
- the LOC120706497 gene encoding cationic peroxidase 1-like yields the protein MVGRQQAEAAGGSRWRGGGVAAAAWWWCVAVVLGHLVAPARAGLLETNPGLAYNFYQKSCPSVDSIVRSVTWAQVAANPALPARLLRLHFHDCFVKGCDASILLDNAQSEKTAGPNQSVGGYEVIDAIKAQVEQACPGVVSCADILALAARDAVSYQFRASLWQVETGRRDGTVSLASNTGALPSPFAGFVGLLQSFQNRGLNLTDLVALSGAHTIGVASCSSVTPRLYQGNATSVDPLLNAAYARALMSSCPSAAAPGTVSLDGGTALKFDSSYFTNVLNKQGTLASDAALTQNAAAAQMVQDLTNPIKFYAAFSMSMKKMGRVEVLTGTSGQIRKQCRQVNSS from the exons ATGGTGGGGAGGCAGCAGGCAGAGGCAGCAGGGGGGTCgcggtggcgaggcggcggtgtcgccgcggcggcgtggtggtggtgtgtgGCCGTGGTCCTGGGCCATTTAGTGGCGCCCGCGCGGGCGGGGCTGCTCGAGACCAACCCGGGGCTGGCCTACAACTTCTACCAGAAGAGCTGCCCCAGCGTGGACTCCATCGTCCGCAGCGTCACCTGGGCGCAGGTCGCCGCCAACCCCGCGCTCCCCgcccgccttctccgcctccacttccacgactgcttcgtcAAG GGGTGCGACGCGTCGATCCTGCTGGACAACGCGCAGAGCGAGAAGACGGCGGGGCCGAACCAGTCGGTGGGCGGCTACGAGGTGATCGACGCCATCAAGGCGCAGGTGGAGCAGGCGTGCCCGGGCGTCGTGTCCTGCGCCGACATCCTCGCCCTGGCGGCGCGCGACGCCGTCTCGTACCAGTTCAGGGCGTCGCTGTGGCAGGTGGagaccggccgccgcgacggcACCGTGTCGCTGGCGTCCAACACGGGCGCGCTGCCGTCCCCGTTCGCGGGCTTCGTGGGCCTCCTCCAGAGCTTCCAGAACCGCGGGCTCAACCTCACGGACCTCGTCGCGCTCTCCGGCGCGCACACCATCGGCGTCGCCAGCTGCTCCAGCGTCACGCCGCGGCTGTACCAGGGGAACGCCACCAGCGTCGACCCGCTGCTGAACGCCGCCTACGCCCGGGCGCTCATGTCGTCGTGCCCCTCCGCGGCCGCGCCCGGCACCGTCAGCCTCGACGGCGGCACGGCGCTCAAGTTCGACAGCAGCTACTTCACCAACGTGCTCAACAAGCAGGGGACGCTCGCCTCCGACGCCGCGCTcacgcagaacgccgccgccgcgcagatgGTGCAGGACCTCACCAACCCCATCAAGTTCTACGCCGCCTTCTCCATGTCCATGAAGAAGATGGGCCGCGTCGAGGTGCTCACCGGCACCAGCGGCCAGATCAGGAAGCAGTGCCGCCAGGTTAACAGCTCCTGa